The following nucleotide sequence is from Solanum dulcamara chromosome 7, daSolDulc1.2, whole genome shotgun sequence.
tgCATCAGGAGCAGTAAATCTTCATAAAAAAtcacattaaaaaaaaacttatagaaactcatacctttgggagattagggtgtgttgaaaccccttcaatcttcttGTCGGCTtctttgggtgattgttgaacttgagatttcgATTTCAATTTCTCACGGAGTTTATCCATCACTgatggatcgttacgatgtttggatctaacctcgtccAGTAAAAcaagaatttcttgatttttattcaactgaGTGAGACCAACACTAAAAGATAGAGCGGAATTCATGTGTATTAGTGAACAATgtgagtaaaaaaaaaattacagaagAAAATAGAGGAAATCAAAGAAGGTGAGAATGAAGTGAGATACCATTAAAAgaaaaacttgaatataccttagatgcttgaaattgagtaatagatggactgaaattggaaaaaaagaaaCTGCCGAGGAGGCTGAAGAATATGAGTGAATTTAGGTAACTGATATAAGGTAAAAGTGATGTATCAATAAAAGAgcgagaaaataaaaaaaataagaatttttgatatttttcgaattagttgaaaatattaataaatatgataatataacATGTGTAAATGAGTAATTTTACCATTAACATTAACCTACAGGCCCAATGAATTAACCCATTTCAATTTTCAGTATTCAATATTCTTATATTCATCCTAAATGATAAATCTCTAATTCCCTATGTTCTTCTGTTCTTCTTCACTTCAGTTCCTCTTCTTCACGAATCACGCCGCCGTCGGCCCTTCGCCCTTCAGCCCTTCAGCTCTTCACGCCTTCACCGCTTCACGCCGCCATCAGCTTCACGCCGCATTCAGCTTCACTACTTCACGCCGTCTTGAGTGTGAGGTTTGCGTTCTGCCCTTGTTGGCTGAAATGAGTAGTCTTGCTTCAACTAGATTCCGGAAATTACATAGTTCTGTATGCTGACAATTTTGTCTTCATCAGTTTTGGGTTACCACTGCTGATTTATATGTTGGGATGGAGAGCCTAACAGGGGCCTTCTCAAATTTCTTGATAAAGTTTCTAAAAAGCTATCTCTATCTAGTGAATGTCCATGATGTAGGATACTTGTTTTTGCAGCACTTCTGTCCCCACTTCTTTTCTCATATTCCGTTTACTTGTCTCGTTGCTATTGGAGTCCTATTCGAAATTCATTTGCTTATGTTAGAACTACTGAAgtcaaattgaattttgattgtccAGATTCGATATCAATGGATTTGTGACAGGGTTTGGGAACCCAGACTGGTCAAGGACTCACGAACCTGCTAGTCAGACGTCTACCGTGGTCAAGACACTTGTTGAAGGAGGAGCCACATGTACTGGAAGAACTGTTGTAGATGACATGGCCTTTGGGTTTGTTCCTGAACTTTTCACTTGTTAAATTTCGAAATCTTTTCTAATTTGTTGATTCTTTAGCAAGTGCTGATTCCCATTTGTGTCATGTTACACATATTTCTGCTGCACTTTAGAATCCTTCTTGTGTCATTGATCATTCTTGTCATCTTCATTGTACAGTATTAGTGGTGAACAAAGACATTTTGATACTCCAACAAATCCGGCTATGAAGCTGTTGGAGACATTTTGATACTCCAACAATTTGTCTTTGAATATCAGGACTTCTGCTGCCTATTTTTCTGCAGTATATATAATCATTCCGAGTAGAGAAATAAGGTTTGAAGTCAAGGAGCTTTTTAGCTTTGTTTTGTCCTTTTTATTATGTCCCAAAAGCCTGGTATTTCAGTTGAGAATGTATTCGATCCATTGTTTAGtttgttattaaaaatcttTACATCTTTTATTGTTGCTATTGTGAATATGATATACTAACATATTCCGTGTGGACTTCGACAGTTCGACttcaatatggtattaccgaataccgtaccgatCCGAACtttgatttaccgattaccgaattaccgaaccgaagtttgaaagttcggtatttggtaaatactttgaattaccgattaccgaattactgaatccaaactttgaaaataccgaaccgaataccgaacgcccagccCTACTGAAAGGGAGGTCCCATCACATTGACGCTCTCTTTCATCATTTTCTGCATCAAATGCACCCAGATTTGGATCTCCATTAAAACCCTAATCATGCTCTCTCGCAAACTTTGATCTGCattttttctcataattttTCCAGATTGAGAACCTTCGAAAACTAAATTATCATCTGTTCAGGAGTATTTCGCTTAAATTTTGAAGAAGATGTATATGGCATATGGATGGCCACAGGTCATCCCTATGGAATCAGGGCCATGCCCTTCTTCGCAGCAAATTTTGTACCTCAAAGTCATCAATCGTTTATTGCTTGTGGTTTTCCCTACTCATCTTGAACTATGGTCCTCCTCACAGGTCAGactttgatcaattttttttgttggagAATTTCGCTTTGGTTGATGGGAATTCTTCACATTTTTATGTTGCTTTGAACTGGGTGTTGATTAATTTCTCACATTTCTTTTGGGTTTTGAATTGGGTGCAGCATAGAGTGAGATTGGGCAAGTACAGGAGAAGCTCGGATTCGATTCAGAAGAAAGGCGAGAATTTGCGAGCTGTTTGGAGTCCTGATACTAAATTGATTGCAGTTCTTGTAAGTATACGTTGATTGGGATTATGATGTCTTTGTAATGTAGTGTGCCCGAATAGAGCAGAATGAAAAGAGAATATTCATATAACCAACCTCACATGGTTTGAATAGTTGATTGGGGGAGTCCTTTTATCAGTGTTATGTATAATTTAAGTTTGGTAGAGTAGCCTGtttaaagttgatttttttcgGGGGtaaatttgacaattttggcatTTAAGCTGAAAATTGTGCTCCACAATGTCCATTTGCATCTTAAGAACGGAATGGTCTAGGGATCCCAAGTGCTTTTACATAGTGTATTGTCCAGGAGTTATGGAAAATGTGAAAGCTGATGATTTCACACCCATAAACAATAATTTAAGATGTTCTACTATTTGATTTATCTTGTAAGAGTTGCTATACTTCTATGGACACTTGAGAAGTAAATTGCTTGCTGAGCTTTCTTGGAAAATTGCGTTCAAATTTATACACTATCAATTCAATTGTCCATGGCATTTGTGGATTGAAAACCTGAGGGTAAATATCATGTTAAATATAATGATAGTGTAAAATATtaacttacaacaacaacaacaacccagtgaaatcccacaacgtggggtctggggagtgTAAAATATTAACTTAAATCCTAAAATTAATTGCTGACATTTGAAGACTGTTACTGTTTGTTGCACCCATTTCTGATGTTGAGAAGTTAGAGTTTCTTTGAATCGTGTGAAGCAATGAGTACCTTTTTATACTTCGTCTAACTTTCTTTGTGTGGCAGACCTCTTCCTTCTATCTACACATTCTGAAGGTCCAATTTACAGAAAGGAAAATACAAATTGGAGGCAAACAACCAACTGGTTTGTTTCTAGCAAGCATAACTTTGCTCTTGAATGAACATGTGCCTTTTGCTAACGGAAACTTGACAATGTAAGTTGCCCTTTTCCTATTTTTTGATTATTTGTAATTTTTATCTCAAGCTGTAACCTTCAACCTCGGATTTTTCCTAcctttaaataaaaagaaagtctTTGGATGTCCATGAGATGAGAAttgtttcatttattttattttgataaatgCATAAGATCAGACATATTTTCTAAAAGTACCTTATTTTCTCAATAGCTACCAGATGTCCAACTGGTTATGAAGTCTAACGTTTGTTGGTACTGCATAGTCAAATTTGCATGCTGTTGGTTGTAGCAATTTGTACCAGACATAGGAGCTTGACATTTCCTCTGGTTTTATCGTGGatttttatatttcaaaagGAGCCTCTGGGATAATGGCATTTTAAGTTGTTATTTACATTTTTATCAAGCCGTAAAGGTATTATATCTATTCaacaattgatattatttaatTCTGTATGTCAAAGTATCTTACTGAAATTcttataaaaaatatcttattgagttttgagaggTAGGGCTAATGCATAACAGGGGCTGAAATAATCTGCTCATATATGTAAACAGCTACATATCTCTAAATTGATTTCTAAAAGATCTCATGTTGATGTAACTGTCAAAAAGAAGGGGATGTCATGATGATGCAAGACCTAGAGGATAGTGGAGTTAATAATCACTTAATCTCATATAACTATGTTAGATTCCCAAAAGAAAGGCTAGTTGGATCTAAGATTTTTTGCTGAATTGCTTGGCCCTGGGATTTCGTTGtgcattttatttttgtgtacttCAATAAATGGCTTCTAGTAATTTTGTTCGTTTGTAGGCTTTAGCGTCTTTCCATCCCATATTCATCTTTAGCCCCGAATAACTGTAACATGTAACATGTAACTGTGATTACATTGCCTCTTTTTTGTGTTGAAATTCTAGAAAATTAATGTAATTAttaggagcccgtttggatgggctttaagttggtcaaaaccaacttaaaatccctttttagcttttggacgtgtttgcttAATGCTAACTtcaagccataaagttcttaaattcagtcaaaaatgaaaagttaggattcctacctttttttttctaagtgcttaaagtcattttctttgaccatgaaaattacttttatatcccttttattttaactaaattgccaaactaccctttttattcttttaaccctaaaattcacatcattttcctcatttaagcacttttatccaaacactcaactgcttatttataaaaataactttcagcacttcaaagttctaaaaatacttcatgcataaaagttacttttttaagcccatccaaacgagCTCTAGGTTAGATGTGTTTAAAGTCTAGAAATTTCCGAATTAATTGTATCTGAATCATAGCATTTTGtagaatattttaatgaaattttagaACATTCTCTATTTAATTATAGGAGAATGGTTACTTACATTGTTTCATGTATAATTACTTGCCTTATCGTCTGTAAATTGAGACTATTATATAAGGAGTTCCTCTTATGTTATGTTGATGACCAATTCAATAAAAGTTTTCTTCAAATGAAGGAGACATCATTAGCTCACTTGTCTtggttttactttttcttttcacaTGATATTAGAGCTCTAGTAGCTAACACATACAGGTGGGCAAGTGCACCGCTAGTCTGACAAAaatgcttttttttttgttgttggtgaTTGATCCGGCATTACACACGTCTCTTTTCAGTGACCATTCTTCCTTTTCAATGACTGTTCTGATTGCATTGCTCTTCTTCATGTTGTTTCGGTAGACCACTTCATTTCTGTCTCTTTTGGCAACTATTCTGACCCCTTTCGGGCATCATATAGAAGGCACATGTCACATAAGCATCCAGTTAGCTCACATGTCATTGTTCATTCAGCACCATGTTAGATGACACATCATTCTCATGGTTTAGTGACACGTTTCCCTCCAACGGCTTGCCACTCTCTAATCCACTACATTTCCCAGCGGCAAATCTCTCTAGTTAACACCTCGTAGCCTAAAGACACCTCTCCAGGTTGTCCAGTGGCATATCTCTCCAGACAAGGCACCCCGTCGGGTCCAATGATGCATCACTGTTCAATTCAATCATTGATTCGTAAGGGCCACACTGCAATATCACTTTCCAGATAGAGCTTTATCAAATGTTCAATAACCACCTTATCATCGTCCAGTGAAATGTCATTATCCAATCAGTGCCACGCCGTCAAAACAGAGCCCTTTCAGCCCACTCAACTTGATATTGCAGTTTCTTTCACAGTATTGACTATTGAGTTTTGGTCTTGAATCTTGACAATTCAATATATATCCTGAATGGTGATAAGGAGCTTTGTAAGAGTCCCCAGTGATGTTCTGTTCCTCTGTATGTAACTATTATTAATGGTATACCGCTGTCTGATGATAGTTGTAATACTCTTTCCGCACCATCAACAAGTGATAGGTTTCTATTATTTCCTTGATTCATGAAACAAGTTTGTGGTGGAGTGGTAAGTACTCCTTCATCCTTAACCAAAGGTCTCGGGTTCGAGTCCCCCCGGGAATGGAGTCGTCTTTGTTAGGGGGGAGCGCTTTACCTCCTAATGTGGGACATCCCAGCATGAATCCAGATTTAGTCGGGCTCCAATGAGGGTACAAGACACCCGCTGGGAAAcccaaaaagataaaaaatccTTCTTCCCTTGCTTTTTGTTCACTATAGACATTTATATGAGACGTGAGGATTGCAAAGTGCAAATGCAATTGGATGAAAAATTTGTCTCCATCAAACTATATAAAGGATGCTCAACTCTCTCTGCTAGTTTCTAAAGGGAGACTAACAGTTGCTAGAACTTTGCAAAAGTCTTTAGTATGATTTTATTATACTTCTTACTCCTGtaaaataacatataaaatcCTTACcacaatttataaattaaataaaatgatatatcAAATAAACAGAATGTACACATGTGTAACTGTGGCCTGTAGGAATAGTAGTATGTGATAGAAAGATATAAGACATGAAATAATGAGTAGAGAGTGGAGGAAAACCGTTTCTCTCATTTTATTAGTAGAATTCATGAGATTGAGGCAGAAAACTTGACAAACTTTGTCAAGGGCTGCATGAAAGTTGCTCCTCTTCCTTAAATAATAGCATAGACGATCTTGGTTCTCAAAGAAATAGCATAGACAATGGTAGCATTGATTCTATCTTTCCTGTCAATGAAgtcacaaattaaaaaaaaaaagtcacaaATTTGGATGAGCTAGCTGGAATCCTATGTTGTGGCACTGATACATTGCCCACCACTTATCTTGGGCTTCTACTTGGGGCAAAATATAAATCAACGGAGGTGTGGAATGGAGTTattgaaaaatttgaaaagaaactTGCTTCTTGGCAGAGGCAATACCTCTCTATGGGAGGATGGTTGACACTGATCAATAGTGTGTTGGACAGCATCCCTACATAGTTGATGTCCCTTATTCCAATCCCCAGCGAAGTAGTGAAGCAACTGGACAAAATCAGGATAACATTCCTATGGGAAGGGGGCAGCAAGGGCCATAAATTTCACCTAGCTAAATGGTCAAAGGTCATCTTGCCAAAACAAATTAGGAGGCCTGGGAATTAGGGACCTCTGCATCCACAACAAATGTCTGTTGATGAAATGGTTCTGGAGGTTCAACCAGGAGGAGAATCCACTATGGAAAGTGGTGGTCAGGTCTAAGCCTGGTCCCGGAATCATTGGTGTACTTTGCTCACCAGGAATCCATATGGAGTTGAGCCATGGAAGAGCATCAGGAAACTATGGTGTGTATTTTTCTCTAACTCATACTTCAAATTGGGCAATGACATTAACAAAAGATCATGGAAAGATAAATGTCTGAAGGCTCCATACTAATATTAGATTTTCCTAACCTCTATCAGATAGCCCAAAATCAAGACTCCACTGTCTCTCAGTATTGGCAAGACAATTGCTGGCTCATTCAATTCAGGAGGGGCTTGCAGGGCTGGGAGTTTCCAGAGCTTCTAACTCTACTTGCCAAATTACAAGGCTTCTTGTAATGGAAAGTGTAGCTGACAGCATAAGGCAGCTTATAAATCAAGACTCCACTGTCTCTCAGAAATGGTCTCTCTTCTGCAAAGGCAGCTTATACTCATCTACGTCCATCAAATGAAATCATTGACAGATGGCCTTGGAAAGTAATGGAAGACTAAACTGCCTTTAAAGATTTGAGCTCACTCTTTTGTACAATATGCATCTTCTTGATGCTTTTAATGAAATCATCTTActtcatcaaaataaagaaacttCTGTAAAAAGGAAAAACCAGTGAGTTTGAACTTTAAGACCAGTTGAGTCCGATCCTGTTGTTGATCTTGAATGACAaaagaagttggtgaatccTGTGTTTCTccagtattttagaattagactTTCTTAAAGATTATTTTGGTTTTGTAGCTTAAGTTGTCAATTAAGTAGGACTAGTTTGGCTCGTAGTTTAAATTGTCACGTATAGTTTATCTTCATTTGTTACCATATTGAGAGCCTGAGTTCCTATTCTGTCTGTACTTTGTTACTTGTGCAACTTTGTGTTGTTTCACTGGCAGTTTATTTTGTGGAGAAGGGAaagataattccattcatgtcTTTCATGCCAGATTCATTTCTTCATTCTTTAACTTGTCGTCTATTGATCTCAGCTGAAACACATAGTTTATTCCCTGCATATGTGGCTTGCAGGAGCAATGTAGTTTGTGACAAGAAACATATGATAGTTGGGCTTTCTGATGGATCTCTGTATAATATATCCTGGAAGGGAGAGGTAATTCTTTGTGAATGTCTTAATTGTGTAGCACATTAATGTGAAATTTTTTGTTGACATTTCTTTTTATGTCTACTTATTTAAATTGAAGTCTGTAGTTGCTCATTTCAGTCAGCAGAAAATGTTGGAAATGTTTGTTCATACTTTTTTGTTGTATTGCAGTTTTGTGGGGCCTTTGATGCCTTTGATCTTGATTTTCAGTCTCATGATGGCAGTGGGGTTCCTAAACTAGCAAGTTCCTTGGAAAATGGTTTTGCTTCTGGCGGGAGTTTATCTTCTTCTAAATTCAGTCATCATTTGTCGAAAAACTCTGCTGTGATCCATTTGGAGTTCTCCTTACCCTTAAGGTTGCTTGTTGTGCTATTTTCTGATGGACAATTGGTCTTATGTTCTGTGAGCAAAAAGGGTCTGAAGCAAATGGAGTCTATCAAAGCTGAAAAGAAACTGGGCTCTGGTGATGCTGTATGTTCTGCAGTTGCTTCAGATCAACAACTCCTTGCTGTTGGTACCAGAAGAGGTGTTGTTGAGTTGTATGACATTGCAGAATCTGCTTCGCTTCTGCGTTCTGTTTCTCTGTATGATTGGGGGTAAGCTTTTGCTGTTGACAACTTGACATCCAAGTTTTGGAAAAGACAGGCACAATCGGTTGCTTATAAGAGAACCCTTTAGTGCAAATTgcatttttgattattttgtcCCAAGctaaattcatttatttatgtTTGCGTCTTGTTTTGAAGTGTTTGTTAGTTTTTGATAATGGATGATTATGTCAGTAAGTACTAGTATGCGGCAACTAAATTTTATAATGATCTGTGATCCTCTAGGGACATCCAATAAAATTGGAATGGTACAGAGAAGATCATGTCTGCTCAAGGtgacacacacaaaaaagaaaGATCTGTGTTTTAAGGAACCTGTTTTTCTCATAGTATTGGGGAATATACATTTTAACTTCAAACgttaatattttaagtttattcaacttttctttttctgGTGCGTAGAAAGTAAAATTTAAGAAGCATCTGTGTAAGACAATTATATCTGTGATCATAGTGCCCACCAAAGGGGATTATTTCAGTTTTACCATCAATGGTCTAACCAATGATTAATTTGTGCCTATATGCCCTTGTCAGAAATAGTTTCCTGTGTAAACCATGTGAAGCATATATCTATGAAATTTTGGCAGTTAGCAGAACTAGTGTTGAAGCAAAGTCATCACTATGAATCATTGAAATGAAAATATCCTACCTAGTTGGTATGATTTTGAGATGTTTTAGAGTAGTACTGGCTCTTTAGTTCTGGCTTCATCTTCTTAGAATGAAAGGAAGGTGATGGAAGATTCTGTATGAGGAAAATTGCAacactaataaaaaaatataggacTTCCCCGACTTTCAATAACCTGCAATTCTTCTGCAGATATTCAGTAGAGGACACTGGTGCTGTCAGTTGTGTTGCTTGGACACCTGATAATTCAGCTTTTGCAGTTGGGTGGAAGTTAAGAGGGCTAACAGTTTGGTCTGTTTCTGGCTGTCGCTTGATGTCCACCATTCGTCAAATTGGCTTAAGTTCTGCATCTTCTCCAGTGGTCAAGCGAAATCAGGAATGTAAATATGAACCTATGATGAGCGGTACCTCGTTGATGAACTGGGATGAATATGGATACAGGCTTTATGCTATTGAGGAAGGATCTTCAGAGAGAATAGTTGCATTCTCTTTTGGAAAGTATTGTCTGAACAGAGGAGTCTCTGGGACTACTTATGTCCGACAAGTAATCTATGGTGAAGATCGATTGCTTGTTGTGCAGTCAGAAGATACTGATGAACTAAAACTCTTGCATCTTAGCCTACCAGTTAAGAGTTATATTTAGTGATCAGTATggtttattcatttttatattgcttttgtttttctttgttGAGACAGTATATTTCTAATGTAGTTCAACTCTCCGCTAGGTTTCCTACATCTCTCAGAATTGGCCAGTTCAACATGTGGCTGCTAGCAAGGATGGAATGTACTTAGCAGCTGCTGGCCTTCATGGACTGATCTTATATGACATAAGATTGAAAAAGTGGAGAGTTTTTGGAGATGTCACGCAGGAACAAAAGATCCAGTGCAGAGGCTTGTTATGGCTTGGGAAGATTGTTGTTGTCTGCAACTATGATGATTCTTCTGACGGGTGAGCTATCTATGTGCATTAGCTAATACTTTTAAACAGCATCAACTTATGCTCTATGAGGATCGATGAGCAATTTAcatt
It contains:
- the LOC129896198 gene encoding uncharacterized protein LOC129896198 — encoded protein: MKWFWRFNQEENPLWKVVVRSKPGPGIIGVLCSPGIHMELSHGRASGNYDSPKSRLHCLSVLARQLLAHSIQEGLAGLGVSRASNSTCQITRLLVMESVADSIRQLINQDSTVSQKWSLFCKGSLYSSTSIK
- the LOC129896195 gene encoding uncharacterized protein LOC129896195 isoform X7 — encoded protein: MYMAYGWPQVIPMESGPCPSSQQILYLKVINRLLLVVFPTHLELWSSSQHRVRLGKYRRSSDSIQKKGENLRAVWSPDTKLIAVLTSSFYLHILKVQFTERKIQIGGKQPTGLFLASITLLLNEHVPFANGNLTMSNVVCDKKHMIVGLSDGSLYNISWKGEFCGAFDAFDLDFQSHDGSGVPKLASSLENGFASGGSLSSSKFSHHLSKNSAVIHLEFSLPLRLLVVLFSDGQLVLCSVSKKGLKQMESIKAEKKLGSGDAVCSAVASDQQLLAVGTRRGVVELYDIAESASLLRSVSLYDWGYSVEDTGAVSCVAWTPDNSAFAVGWKLRGLTVWSVSGCRLMSTIRQIGLSSASSPVVKRNQECKYEPMMSGTSLMNWDEYGYRLYAIEEGSSERIVAFSFGKYCLNRGVSGTTYVRQVIYGEDRLLVVQSEDTDELKLLHLSLPVSYISQNWPVQHVAASKDGMYLAAAGLHGLILYDIRLKKWRVFGDVTQEQKIQCRGLLWLGKIVVVCNYDDSSDGYELLFYPRYHLDQSSLLCRKPLLTKPIVMDVYQDYLLVTYRPFDVHIYHVKLSGELTPSSSPNLQLSTVRELSIMTAKSHPASMRFIPDQLPREGVARNGGLSTSLDLSVREPTRCLILRTNGELSLLDLDEGRERTLTDSVELFWVTCGQSEEKASLIEEVSWLDYGHRGMQVWYPSPGADVFKQEDFLQLDPELEFDREVYPLGLLPNDGVVVGVSQRMSFSACTEFSCFEPSPQAQTILHCLLRHLLQRDKKEEALRLAQLSAEKPHFSHCLEWLLFTVFEADISGSKNQSVIPNHSTNSSLLDKTCDLIKNFPEYFDVVVSVARKTDGRHWADLFAAAGRSTELFEECFQSRWYRTAACYILVIAKLESPAVSQYCALRLLQATLDESLYELAGELFI
- the LOC129896195 gene encoding uncharacterized protein LOC129896195 isoform X6, translating into MYMAYGWPQVIPMESGPCPSSQQILYLKVINRLLLVVFPTHLELWSSSQHRVRLGKYRRSSDSIQKKGENLRAVWSPDTKLIAVLTSSFYLHILKVQFTERKIQIGGKQPTGLFLASITLLLNEHVPFANGNLTMSNVVCDKKHMIVGLSDGSLYNISWKGEFCGAFDAFDLDFQSHDGSGVPKLASSLENGFASGGSLSSSKFSHHLSKNSAVIHLEFSLPLRLLVVLFSDGQLVLCSVSKKGLKQMESIKAEKKLGSGDAVCSAVASDQQLLAVGTRRGVVELYDIAESASLLRSVSLYDWGYSVEDTGAVSCVAWTPDNSAFAVGWKLRGLTVWSVSGCRLMSTIRQIGLSSASSPVVKRNQECKYEPMMSGTSLMNWDEYGYRLYAIEEGSSERIVAFSFGKYCLNRGVSGTTYVRQVIYGEDRLLVVQSEDTDELKLLHLSLPVSYISQNWPVQHVAASKDGMYLAAAGLHGLILYDIRLKKWRVFGDVTQEQKIQCRGLLWLGKIVVVCNYDDSSDGYELLFYPRYHLDQSSLLCRKPLLTKPIVMDVYQDYLLVTYRPFDVHIYHVKLSGELTPSSSPNLQLSTVRELSIMTAKSHPASMRFIPDQLPREGVARNGGLSTSLDLSVREPTRCLILRTNGELSLLDLDEGRERTLTDSVELFWVTCGQSEEKASLIEEVSWLDYGHRGMQVWYPSPGADVFKQEDFLQLDPELEFDREVYPLGLLPNDGVVVGVSQRMSFSACTEFSCFEPSPQAQTILHCLLRHLLQRDKKEEALRLAQLSAEKPHFSHCLEWLLFTVFEADISGSKNQSVIPNHSTNSSLLDKTCDLIKNFPEYFDVVVSVARKTDGRHWADLFAAAGRSTELFEECFQSRWYRTAACYILVIAKLESPAVSQYCALRLLQVITCRCNESWLLIHATLDESLYELAGELFI